In Rhodobacter xanthinilyticus, a single window of DNA contains:
- the ilvA gene encoding threonine ammonia-lyase IlvA yields the protein MTQFALEALAAARALRSLFPATPLQRNDHLSKRFDADIWLKREDLTPVRSYKIRGAFTAMRKLREREPGAAHFVCASAGNHAQGVAFACRHFGVKGTIFMPVTTPQQKIDKTKTFGGDAIEVVLTGDYFDQTLAASQAYCAEVGAYFLAPFDDPDVIEGQASVGVEILDQLTRAPDLVILPVGGGGLAAGVTGYLRATAPGAVFRFVEPLGGASLTAAVAAREPVTLKHINSFVDGAAVARIGATPFRALDWVTPEMILRAPEDRICVTMLEMLNVEGIVLEPAGALSIDVLPELAETIRGKTVVCVTSGGNFDFERLPEVKERAQRYSGLKKYFILRMPQRPGALREFLQMLGPDDDIARFEYLKKSARNFGSVLIGIETKQAASFTRLTDQLDAAGFTYRDITEDEALAEFLI from the coding sequence ATGACCCAATTCGCCCTCGAAGCCCTCGCCGCCGCGCGCGCCCTGCGCAGCCTCTTTCCGGCCACGCCGTTGCAGCGCAACGACCATCTTTCCAAGCGCTTCGACGCCGATATCTGGCTCAAGCGCGAGGATCTGACGCCGGTGCGCAGCTACAAGATCCGCGGCGCCTTCACCGCGATGCGCAAGCTGCGCGAGCGCGAGCCGGGGGCGGCGCATTTCGTCTGCGCGAGCGCGGGCAACCATGCGCAGGGCGTGGCCTTCGCCTGCCGCCATTTCGGCGTGAAAGGCACGATCTTCATGCCGGTCACCACGCCCCAGCAAAAGATCGACAAGACCAAGACCTTCGGCGGCGATGCGATCGAGGTGGTGCTGACGGGCGATTATTTCGACCAGACGCTCGCCGCCTCGCAGGCCTATTGCGCCGAAGTGGGCGCCTATTTCCTCGCGCCCTTCGACGACCCCGATGTGATCGAGGGCCAGGCCTCGGTCGGCGTCGAGATCCTCGATCAGCTCACCCGCGCGCCCGATCTGGTGATCCTGCCGGTCGGCGGCGGCGGCCTCGCGGCGGGCGTCACCGGCTATCTGCGCGCCACCGCCCCGGGGGCCGTGTTCCGCTTCGTCGAGCCCTTGGGCGGCGCGAGCCTCACCGCCGCCGTCGCCGCGCGCGAGCCGGTAACGCTCAAACATATCAATAGTTTCGTCGACGGCGCCGCGGTTGCGCGTATCGGCGCGACGCCGTTCCGCGCGCTCGATTGGGTCACGCCCGAGATGATCCTGCGCGCCCCCGAAGACCGGATCTGCGTGACCATGCTCGAGATGCTCAACGTCGAGGGGATCGTGCTCGAACCCGCCGGCGCGCTCTCGATCGACGTGCTGCCCGAGCTCGCCGAGACGATCCGCGGCAAGACCGTGGTCTGTGTCACTTCGGGGGGCAATTTCGATTTCGAGCGCCTGCCCGAGGTCAAGGAACGCGCGCAGCGCTACTCCGGCCTGAAGAAATATTTCATCCTGCGGATGCCCCAGCGCCCCGGCGCGCTGCGCGAGTTTCTGCAAATGCTCGGACCGGACGACGATATCGCCCGGTTCGAATATCTCAAGAAATCCGCCCGCAACTTCGGCTCGGTCCTGATCGGGATCGAGACGAAACAGGCGGCGAGCTTCACGCGCCTCACCGACCAGCTCGACGCGGCGGGGTTCACCTACCGCGACATCACCGAGGATGAGGCGCTCGCCGAATTCCTGATCTGA
- a CDS encoding Hpt domain-containing protein encodes MIDWQRVVELRSEIGPEGFDEVLELFLDEVEGVVMRLGQRREKLEDELHFLKGSAWNLGFAAFGAMCQDGERKAVAGRSDEIDVPAILDCYGKSKEIFLGKLDEVFAAA; translated from the coding sequence ATGATAGATTGGCAACGGGTGGTCGAATTGCGCTCAGAGATTGGGCCGGAAGGATTCGACGAAGTGCTTGAGCTGTTTCTGGATGAGGTCGAGGGCGTTGTCATGCGCCTCGGGCAACGTCGCGAAAAGCTCGAAGATGAGCTGCATTTCCTGAAGGGATCGGCGTGGAACCTCGGGTTCGCGGCCTTCGGGGCGATGTGTCAGGATGGCGAACGCAAGGCGGTCGCCGGGCGCTCGGACGAGATCGATGTCCCGGCGATCCTCGATTGTTACGGCAAGTCGAAGGAGATTTTCCTCGGCAAGCTCGATGAGGTCTTCGCCGCCGCCTGA
- a CDS encoding PP2C family protein-serine/threonine phosphatase, with the protein MVRDSSQQLIGYGPTARNGTPRRVLVVDDSRMQRRILTVQLTRSGYDVMEASSAEEALRICAECEPDIVLSDWMMPGMTGLDFCRAFRKMDRAGYGYFILLTSKTEKNEVAQGLESGADDFLSKPVNGDELRARLSAGERILVMEHELKEKNRLLSSTLTELQGLYDVIDRDLTEACKLQQSLVKERHRSFGNAEVSLMLRPSGHVGGDLVGFFPINARRVGVYGIDVSGHGITSALMTARLAGYLSGSSPDQNIALIQSEFGIYDARPPGELAAYLNTLVLEEMQTESYFTLIYADIDLISGKVEIVQAGHPYPAVQRASGEVEFLGAGGLPVGLIEGADYDTITTHLKPGDRLFLMSDGITEATDPAGDMLGESGLAQIIRKSAAMRGAAFLDAIYWDIETFSNGNLVDDVSAVFFEFDGAKENVG; encoded by the coding sequence ATGGTGCGCGACTCCTCGCAGCAACTCATCGGATACGGGCCCACCGCCCGGAACGGCACGCCGCGGCGCGTGCTCGTCGTCGATGACAGCCGCATGCAACGCCGCATCCTGACCGTTCAGCTGACCCGCTCGGGCTATGATGTGATGGAGGCGAGCTCCGCCGAGGAGGCGCTGCGGATCTGCGCCGAATGTGAGCCCGATATCGTCCTGTCGGACTGGATGATGCCCGGCATGACCGGCCTCGATTTCTGCCGCGCCTTCCGCAAGATGGACAGGGCGGGGTATGGCTATTTCATCCTGCTCACCTCGAAGACCGAAAAAAACGAGGTTGCCCAAGGGCTTGAGAGCGGCGCGGATGATTTTCTCTCGAAGCCCGTCAACGGCGATGAGCTGCGCGCGCGGCTGAGCGCGGGCGAGCGGATCCTCGTCATGGAACATGAGCTGAAGGAGAAGAACCGCCTCCTCTCCTCGACTCTGACCGAGCTTCAGGGCCTTTACGACGTCATCGACCGCGATCTGACCGAGGCCTGCAAGCTGCAACAGAGCCTCGTCAAGGAGCGCCACCGCTCCTTCGGCAATGCCGAGGTCTCGCTGATGCTGCGCCCCTCGGGCCATGTCGGCGGCGATCTGGTCGGCTTCTTCCCGATCAACGCGCGCCGGGTGGGGGTCTACGGGATCGATGTCTCGGGCCATGGCATCACCTCGGCGCTGATGACGGCGCGACTCGCGGGCTATCTCTCCGGCTCCTCGCCCGATCAGAACATCGCCCTGATCCAGAGCGAATTCGGCATCTATGACGCGCGCCCGCCGGGCGAGCTCGCCGCCTATCTGAACACGCTCGTGCTCGAGGAAATGCAGACCGAGAGCTATTTCACCCTGATTTACGCCGATATCGACCTGATCTCCGGCAAGGTCGAGATCGTGCAGGCCGGCCACCCCTATCCGGCGGTGCAACGCGCGAGCGGCGAGGTCGAGTTCCTCGGCGCCGGCGGCTTGCCGGTCGGGCTGATCGAGGGCGCTGACTATGACACGATCACCACCCATCTCAAACCCGGCGACCGGCTCTTTCTGATGTCGGATGGCATCACCGAGGCGACCGACCCCGCCGGCGACATGCTCGGCGAATCGGGCCTCGCGCAGATCATACGCAAATCCGCCGCCATGCGCGGCGCGGCCTTCCTCGACGCGATCTACTGGGATATCGAAACCTTCTCGAACGGCAACCTCGTCGATGATGTCTCGGCGGTGTTCTTCGAATTCGACGGCGCCAAGGAAAACGTCGGTTAA
- a CDS encoding HlyD family type I secretion periplasmic adaptor subunit: MSTVDPAMLAGKHRRMSVTIWLIAVVVLVFLGWASVAWVDQIVRGPGEIVSSSKPQIIQNLEGGILAQLEVSEGDVVEPGTVLARLYGTQYQTQVDDLDEKIAAMEIRQLRLEAEMAGVDQFEVSAAQEALVPEIVASERTLLTARLEDYQGRKKGAEAVVKQARTERDLLEKMYQREVASLIELTRARKVASDAEKGLGEIVTQAELERASDYSDTLKELSALRQQLRLSEDQLDRTVLTAPMKGIVNKLSITTIGGVVRPGEEIMQIIPLDEELFVEAQIAPKDIANVRPGQDATIKLSAYDYTIYGSLQGKVQVVSADTFKDERKPDGDPHYKVTLRVDLANLTERQRALEIRPGMQATVELHTGEKTILQYLLKPLYKSREALREP, translated from the coding sequence ATGAGCACGGTCGACCCGGCGATGCTGGCGGGCAAACACCGGCGGATGAGCGTCACGATCTGGCTGATCGCGGTGGTGGTGCTGGTGTTTCTGGGCTGGGCCTCGGTGGCTTGGGTCGACCAGATCGTGCGCGGCCCGGGCGAGATCGTGTCCTCCTCGAAGCCGCAGATCATCCAGAACCTCGAGGGCGGGATCTTGGCGCAGCTCGAGGTCTCGGAGGGCGATGTGGTCGAGCCGGGCACCGTTCTGGCGCGACTCTACGGCACCCAATATCAGACGCAAGTCGATGATCTCGATGAGAAAATCGCCGCGATGGAGATCCGGCAGCTGCGCCTTGAGGCGGAGATGGCGGGGGTCGATCAGTTCGAGGTGAGCGCCGCGCAGGAGGCGCTCGTGCCCGAGATCGTGGCCTCGGAGCGCACGTTGCTGACCGCGCGGCTCGAGGATTATCAGGGCCGCAAGAAGGGCGCCGAGGCGGTGGTGAAACAGGCCCGGACGGAACGCGATCTGCTCGAGAAGATGTATCAGCGCGAGGTTGCTTCGCTGATCGAGCTGACGCGGGCGCGCAAGGTGGCCTCCGATGCGGAGAAGGGGCTCGGCGAGATCGTCACCCAGGCCGAGCTCGAACGCGCATCGGACTATTCCGACACGCTCAAGGAACTCAGCGCGCTGCGCCAGCAGCTGCGGCTGTCGGAGGATCAGCTCGACCGCACGGTGCTGACCGCGCCGATGAAGGGGATCGTCAACAAGCTCTCGATCACCACGATCGGCGGGGTGGTGCGGCCCGGCGAGGAGATCATGCAGATCATCCCGCTCGACGAGGAGCTGTTCGTGGAGGCGCAGATCGCGCCGAAAGATATCGCGAATGTGCGGCCCGGGCAGGATGCGACGATCAAGCTCTCGGCCTATGATTACACGATTTACGGCAGTTTGCAGGGCAAGGTGCAGGTGGTCTCGGCCGATACGTTCAAGGACGAGCGCAAACCCGATGGCGACCCGCATTACAAGGTGACGCTGCGGGTGGATCTGGCGAACCTGACCGAGCGGCAGCGCGCGCTCGAGATCCGGCCGGGGATGCAGGCGACGGTCGAGCTGCACACCGGCGAGAAGACGATCCTGCAATATCTGCTCAAGCCGCTCTACAAATCGCGCGAGGCTTTGCGCGAGCCTTAA
- a CDS encoding ATP-binding cassette domain-containing protein yields the protein MAFDINAARVSGVADGAPPRPTPTASAGPRAPGRAKARAELAAAYAGLLGAELPAADILEQMLLAVGEATAALTGAAGGEIAPEHIAAVLRVAGMTAAVEELDRLTPGQWPALAQMTSGQMVLVIAQEGGTLFVYDKTCPDQRAEVQIADFAPYFSGKIIRARSSLKQLEERHALTADRAHWFWGAFRAQRRAFAEVALGSLFANILAVAVAMFSLQVYDRVIPHQSESTLWVLALGAFLALALEMALKLARSGLMDMAGRRIELSVQGLLMERLLGMKAAPGRRSPSQLFSAMREFSSVREFFTASTIGTLADIPFIFVFFALVASIGGNLVWVLVAGAILMVLPGFLFQKRMIALTQSTQGASARAAKLLHEAIYEHETVSTARGADRFKRIWEELITLSAVKSSEQRKLSGALTYWAQMIQQATYIAAVVIGTYKVFDGEFTVGSIIAIGILTSRTLAPLTQLSATLARWSNVRAALEGLDAIAEADQVQAEGRSYLRAERISGDYELRQLSFKYDPDGATQVDIPALRIPAGQRVAVLGANGSGKSTLLKLFAGLYEPQGGRILLDGVDIGQLHPRDLRRAVGYLGQDVRLFSGSLRDNLNLTQLERDETRLYAALDFAGLGPFVRSHPRGLDLELRDGGEGLSVGQRQSIGWARLWLQDPTVVILDEPTAALDTTLETTLVSRLESWLAGRTAIIATHRVPILALTARTLILQNGKMAVDGPRDAVLAHLTKAKAGGA from the coding sequence CGGCGCTGACCGGGGCCGCGGGCGGCGAGATCGCGCCCGAACATATCGCCGCGGTGCTGCGGGTGGCGGGCATGACGGCGGCCGTCGAAGAGCTCGACCGGCTGACCCCCGGACAATGGCCTGCGCTCGCGCAGATGACCTCGGGGCAGATGGTCCTCGTCATCGCGCAGGAGGGCGGCACGCTTTTCGTCTATGACAAGACCTGCCCCGATCAGCGCGCCGAGGTGCAGATCGCCGATTTCGCCCCCTATTTCTCGGGCAAGATCATCCGCGCGCGCAGCTCGCTCAAACAGCTCGAGGAACGCCACGCGCTCACCGCCGATCGCGCGCATTGGTTCTGGGGCGCCTTCCGCGCCCAGCGCCGCGCCTTTGCCGAGGTGGCGCTCGGCTCGCTTTTCGCCAATATCCTCGCGGTCGCGGTGGCGATGTTCTCGCTGCAGGTCTACGACCGGGTGATCCCGCATCAATCGGAAAGCACGCTCTGGGTGCTGGCGCTTGGCGCGTTTCTGGCGCTCGCGCTCGAGATGGCGCTGAAACTCGCGCGCTCGGGGCTGATGGACATGGCCGGGCGGCGGATCGAGCTCTCGGTGCAGGGGCTGCTCATGGAGCGGCTCTTGGGCATGAAGGCCGCGCCGGGGCGGCGCTCGCCCTCGCAGCTCTTCTCGGCGATGCGCGAATTTTCCTCGGTGCGCGAGTTCTTCACCGCCTCGACGATCGGCACGCTCGCCGATATCCCGTTCATCTTCGTCTTTTTCGCGCTCGTCGCCTCGATCGGGGGCAATCTCGTCTGGGTGCTGGTCGCCGGCGCGATCTTGATGGTGCTCCCGGGGTTTCTGTTCCAAAAACGGATGATCGCGCTGACGCAATCGACCCAAGGCGCCTCGGCGCGGGCGGCGAAGCTGTTGCATGAGGCGATCTACGAGCATGAAACCGTCTCGACCGCGCGCGGCGCGGACCGCTTCAAGCGGATCTGGGAGGAGCTGATCACCCTTTCCGCGGTGAAAAGCTCCGAGCAGCGCAAGCTCAGCGGCGCGCTCACCTATTGGGCGCAGATGATCCAGCAGGCCACATATATTGCGGCGGTCGTGATCGGCACCTACAAGGTCTTCGATGGCGAATTCACCGTGGGCTCGATCATCGCGATCGGGATCCTGACCTCGCGCACGCTCGCGCCGCTCACCCAGCTCTCCGCGACGCTGGCGCGCTGGTCGAATGTGCGCGCCGCCCTCGAGGGGCTCGACGCGATCGCCGAGGCCGATCAGGTTCAGGCCGAGGGCCGCAGCTATCTGCGCGCCGAGCGGATCTCGGGCGATTACGAGCTGCGCCAGCTCAGCTTCAAATACGACCCCGACGGCGCGACGCAGGTCGATATCCCGGCGCTGCGGATCCCCGCGGGGCAGCGCGTCGCGGTGCTCGGCGCCAATGGCTCGGGCAAATCGACGCTGCTCAAGCTCTTCGCCGGGCTCTATGAGCCGCAGGGCGGGCGGATCTTGCTCGACGGGGTCGATATCGGCCAGCTCCACCCGCGCGATCTGCGCCGGGCGGTGGGCTATCTCGGCCAGGATGTGCGGCTCTTCTCGGGCAGTTTGCGCGACAACCTCAACCTCACCCAGCTCGAACGCGACGAGACGCGCCTCTATGCCGCGCTCGATTTCGCCGGGCTCGGGCCCTTCGTGCGCAGCCATCCGCGCGGGCTCGACCTCGAGCTGCGCGACGGCGGCGAGGGGCTCTCGGTCGGGCAGCGGCAATCGATCGGCTGGGCGCGGCTGTGGCTGCAAGACCCGACGGTGGTGATCCTCGATGAGCCGACGGCGGCGCTCGACACCACGCTCGAGACGACGCTGGTGAGCCGGCTGGAGAGCTGGCTCGCGGGGCGCACCGCGATCATCGCGACGCATCGGGTGCCGATCCTCGCGCTGACGGCGCGGACGTTGATCTTGCAAAACGGCAAGATGGCGGTCGACGGGCCGCGCGACGCGGTGCTGGCGCATCTGACCAAGGCGAAGGCGGGCGGCGCATGA